The segment caatatccgattctaactgatcaagttcccgaggatcaataactttggaacataatgccttaaagaatgacgataatcgaagtacaattgtaacaacttgtttcggcaatgacgatcttaaagctattggaaaaatatcttgcatcaatatgtgaccatcatgacttttaagatttgaaagttttcgatcctttagatgcacacatcgtgaaatattcgatgcatatccatcgggtactttgatacttttcaaaactcccaaaaaattatccttttctcgagcagacattgtgtaacatgcaggaggcacataaattctatcattagcaagtattttaggatgaagttcctgtcggatacccatttcttttaaatcaagacgtgccttcatgttatctttgctctttccatcaaggtttaaaaatgttccaagtaaattatcgcaaacattcttctctatatgcatgacatcaagattgtgccgaataagattatgtttccaataaggtaagtcaaaaaagatacttcgttttttccataaatatttacttggctgttgtgtagatgctatctgtgtgtcttcctcattttcatcctcgaaataattgtctggatcttgaaacaactgatctgcatctatagtactgatactgacttcctctggtaacccttcgtgcactgagcgttcaacatcatcccttcctctttttttagaggactttgagtgcttaccatagctgtaattcatgccatccatttgtctatgaacatcagttccagaaggtggaataggggcacatcccaattctatagtaccatcaaacaaatctttctgaaatcgaaacggatgatttgcttccaaccatcgacgatgtcccatgtaacaaaatttacctccatgttttaaccaaattgaatgtgttgaatctccacaacaaggacatgcgacccgtccctttgtactccagccagataaattggcatatgctggaaaatcattaatagtccataacaatgctgcccgtagtttaaatgtttggccgttggaagcatcaaatgcatcaacaccctcccacaactgtttcaattcctctatcaaaggctgtagaaaaatatcaatatcattgcctggacccttatctcctggaataaccattgacaagataagtgatgattgtttcatgcacatccacggtggcaaattgtaaggtatcaaaacgactggccaagtgctgtaggtagaactcagggtccgaaatagattgaagccatcagaagctaagccaaacctaacactgcgaacatcagaggcaaaatcaggatgtctatcatcaaatgctttccattgaagactatctgctggatgtctcaacattccatcctttgtacgtccttcatgatgccatctcattgatgaagctgtttttgatgatgcataaatccttttcaatctaggtataagaggaaagtaacgcaataccttggccggtttctttttactccgcgttgcatccaattcattcagtacatcatctcgatcttctttttgtgttatccatcttgaagatccacatacattgcatgactcttgattagcgttttcaccccgatataacatacaatctttcggacaactatgaatcttttcgtatccaagatccaattcctttactactttcttggcttcataatacgatggtggtaaacgagtgctttctggaaatgcatcctttaataacttgagcagcatggtaaaactctttccagaccatccattcaaatatttgatatgaaataaatgaacaagaaaagaaatcttagaaaattttgtacaatccggatataattcttcgtctgcatctttcattaaggtgtgataacgagctgtctcatcattagatgtatgtatgggctcctcaacatgcatacgttccgtatgcgtacatccatcaaacatcccaactgtttcttgtatactactggattctcctaaattttgaacatcaaatccaaaagcatctgtgatcaaaccccttatatcatcatctcttgcagaattgtcttctaggctagtggatccgcaatgagtcaggggttggttacatgatgatggcaacatagattctccatgaaaaatccagtcggtataacctcttaaaaaaccattccataccaaatgttcttcaacattttgtggatctaaagaagaactatttacacatttccgacatggacataaaatctttccattcaaactacttttctccataccaaatttaatgaagtcatgaactccatctaaatattctttactattccttggtttatttatccaacttttgtccattgtaggataaaactgaccgaactagcaatttatctaaaaataaaaaaaaaattatacaatctatattaatgcaatgagtaaaaaatatcagtcatttcataaaatccaaaaaaataacaactacataaagtttacatagtaaatacttgctatcatcaactaataggtaaagaaggtcctatcccattcagaaaatgtattaattctataggtcaattacaaaaatcaaatgatatgcaacaagagccgaaaaaaatttcggcagtatttctccttagttcttccgtataggaagaacaaaaggaaaataccatccgaaattttttccgaacctctcagcataccatttgattattgtaatgacctatagaattactcacattttccaaactgtccatactggacaatcaattgatcaatgtacataattcttttatccgtacaaaaataaataaatgtacggatataatagaatatgtacattaatcaaaagacgggtctatgtttcgatgcaatgtaatttttgaaaaattaattcataattaatttgatttaatacctgatattaacttggggagtagtggacaaagaaacttggcccagcttaatccagatgcttagtcttcatcagtcacgaagataaggataacgtaggccacacgatatcagggtccagccacataacgagtgccacatgtcagataagcaatcgatcaggattcatgaaactatgaaattatccattcatcaaccatgtatcacaaccttaattaattgtactacatattttcgggtgaacctcgtagagagatactaagagggtgtggttgtaaattgatctagctctatatcatttattttatgctaCACAGGTTTACCATATTTGATATTTGATAACTGGTTGTAAATTGATCATGTACAACCAGTTGTTAACCACCAAATCCAAAAGAGTATGACTTGCATAATTTGGAGCACAGACATACATGAAGTACAAGCCTACtcactaaattaaaattttcCTGTTACACATATTTGCATTATAATCCTTGCACAAGCACAGTAAAATAGAAACTTCAAAAGAACTATATATAAGCATGCCATTGATCAGAGGAAACAAACACAGAGAAGATTCTGGAAGACAGAGTGAGTGAAAAATAGATGCAGAAGCATAAGTAAGGGGGATTGGTAGCAAGAAGAGCAACATACTCACCGATCAAAGAGATTTTCAGGGTCCATCCTAAAATGTCAGGATAAATTTCACCACACTTCATAAACATTGCAGTAAAAAAACTTTCATTAATGAATTCAAGGTTTCATGTATTTAGAGCATGACATGATGACGGATGCTAAACaagattaaagtatgatttacagCAGGAAGGTTGAAACAGGCCAAAAtgaaatataataatactatcatTGATCCAAAGAGACTAAATAACATCATCCACAGAAAGTAACATAATGACAAATAGATGAGTCATGCTCAAGTAATCACAAAATAATCAAAACACAACACTGCTAACATCATACTTGTTTCAAAATGAAAGAAAACATGGATTTAGGACGCCAGGTTTTGTGAAAGAAAACCATGCAGCACTAATAACGTCATATTATTTTTAACTAGAATATTATGAAGGTGTAACTCTAGAAGATCATAATATTAGCATTTGCATTTCgttacaaaagaaaaaaactacGAAATACAGATAACTCCAAAAGTTCATTATTTGTTTTCCTTATATTAGGCAGTGTATCCTTTCATCTTTCGTTCTACATTAGCGCTATATAGGCATTAAATAGCAATGCGTATCACAACATCATGGTAGCACATCTCCAGTAAATTAGAATCATAAGATTTGGTATAAAATTATcccatctccctctcttgcatTAGATGAAAATGAACCCAAATAAAGGGTTTTGGAATCCTTTTATGACCCATTGCCGGCCCAAACTAGTCAGCAACTACCAGATCAAACTTTCTATATAAGCCGATACGGGCAACATGAACCATACTGCAGAATACACACCTACTTGAAATGGAAGATGAGTCACATGCACATCGCACATGCACAAGGCAGACATGGACATGCACAGAGAGAAACCAATTGATGGACAACTTGCACCATCAAATTTCAACAGAGAAGAACTCTCTCACTTTCCTAGACCTAGGCGTATCAAAACCAGTCATGTGAAGATCTCCTCACACTCCCTAAAACCTAGCATCCACAGCAAAGAATTCTAGACCAAATTCGGAGCTCCAAAGAGAAGAACTCGCAATGTAAATCCTCTGTCCGTCTTTCTAAATATAAAGAACCCTAATTTCGAGCTTCCAAGCTCCACAATATCAACTAATtaagaagaaatactaaagaaCAGGGGAATTATACCAGAATCCACGGATATCTCATCACCTTGAGGATTCGATTTGCGGATTTCTCGGATTCTGGGGTTTCCAGGCGGTGGATCCGATGCTGGAGCTGGATCGACCGGAGACCGCGTCGATGTTCGATGACGGAGAGGATTTCCGCTCTGAGAAATGGTAAACACATATTAGATGCGATTACCGGTCATGACACAGGgaaggagggagggggagagagagagagaccgaaCCTTTGGGCCGAAATTGAATCGGTCGAACACGAATCAGTCTGCGCCAAACAAAATCCAAGCAAAAGTGCACGGCAATCGAAGGGAATCGTGATGGGAAGATGGCcgccgggaggggggaggggaggagggccggtggggtgGCTGCTTCCAGCGGACGGTGTACGGCTTCGACAGCGCGGGTGCGGCGTCGACGGacgcggcagcagaggggagcggcAAACGGCGGTGAGCCGTGGACGGCGGATGCGCGTGGACGGCGGGCgcggtgccggcggcggagatgaGACGGGTCGGCGGAAGAAATTAAGGATGGAAAGGGCGGCGGTAGATGGATTAGGGCACGGGGGAAGaagggtattaaacgaacctaacgacgctttttagcgtcgtaaaTTACTGTACAAAAGCGTCGGCATTTGCTTTATTtgacgacgcttttgctaaaagcgtcggagTTGAACGCCGGTTGAACgccgacgcttttaagcgtcgttaaacgacgacgcttttaaaaagcgtcggcaggtctgCGCAACttgccgacgctttccaaaagcgtcggcaaaaaactGTCGCTACAGGCCCTTTTCGTTGTAGTGTAGCTACGCTCCTTTCCCATCTCATCTTTAGCATATACCTGACCGTCTCCAAGTACCCCACCAGTCACCTGAACGTGGTATGAAGCAAGAGTAATCACAATGATAGCAGCATAATCCACCCAAGAAAGCAAGAAGGTTAAAATTGATATGAGGAAAAATGGATACTCTTAGTCATCCATAGCCGACCCCAAAGCACAATGAAGGACATGAAGAGCAACATATTTTATCATAACAAAATTGAACAAATGATGTTAACAAACAGCTAATAAAGTCTTACAAGTATCAAACACTTGAACCAAAAGAGAGGACAATAACATCAGCAAATCCCCGTCATATAAAGAAACAGAAATGTCAAAGAAAGCATACTAAGGAACAACAAAAGTTTCCATATTCATTCCCACAACCTGCAACATAAAGGACTTCAACGGCCTATCATAAGAATGTTGAAAGAATAATATTAAGGAAAAAGTCTCCCTATTAATCTGTATCGCAACTCAACACACAAGGTAGTAGCTGAGGAACAAAATTACCCATACATTATGACCCAAAGCACATCATAAAAAGAAGGAAGAGCACTAAACGACATGTTAAGAAACAATAAAGGCTGCCTATGTTCTTAGGTGGAGGATCCTCCACAAGCCAACTTCTAGTAAATTCCTACAATTTTGATACATAACACATTTgacaattcaaaaaaaaaaaaaaaaatccaggtaAGATTTTTTTCCTCTGAACAAAAAACAATAGACTCTCTTCAAGAAGTTGGATGCAGCCAAATATTGCAGAATCCAAAATCATATACCCAATTATAAGAATTTCTTAAAATTAAGATTGTAAAGGATATTTGCAATCAGAAGTCGGATAAGTAAACAAGGAGAACAAACAAAAACAATGGGCCAAAGACATCTGTTTGACCCAAACAACAAAAAGAAACCCATGGTAAAACATGAACGTACTGGATGAAGCTGTACAAAAACATAGTTTCCTATAACATCATAACCAGCTGGGTAAACAGAGTCAAACCCAAAAAACGGAAGAGAGCAAACATGAAGTAGTAGAACAAGCCAACCAAGCACATGAAGATCCGTTTGTGTAAGCACACTGTAGTCCAGAAGGCGAAGAACTTGTGAAGCTTTATAGATTAATGCAGCAATTGCTATGTTGATGGAGAAGACTTGATAAAATAGTAATTTCAGAGATATGCAACTGAGAAGAAACCTTATACTGTAGTGATGGAACAGCAAAGAAGGAGCGGTGAACAGAATCGTTAGTAATGCAGAGAGATTATTGATTGCTAAGCCAAGCCCAGCAGCAATGCTCTGAGTTGAGGTCTGCAACAGATGTGAGAAGAACAGTATGTAAAGGTAACAGATCTTGGTAATGGTTCTCGAAGTTGAATGTTGCTGATAGTGAAGCAGTATTGATAATGGAAACAAAAGTAAGGCTGGATTTAGACATGGTGTATGTAAAAATTTGAATATAgaagaataattttgaaaaaaatattgtggaaattttttcttacaaaatatggtGAGGAGatcatttatatttataattaaaaatatataagagATTGATAATCGTAATAATACAAAGATAGAAAGAAATAACAAATTAACGATCATGATCATACAAAAACAAAAATGGATCCTAGGATCTCTCttatattcaaaattcaaaatattgCCTAATAATATAAGCGCCATCCTGCATACAGAAATAGAATATAAGAATAAAAATGAGTTACTGAACGCCGCACGGTTTGTCCAAATAGATACTCATTCTTTCCATTACAATCTTTTCCTTTCATTCCATTTCCCTTGTATGCAATGTTCCTGTTTGCTTCATCAGTTTCTTGCTTTCCTTGCTTTTTTCCAAGATGTGATACATTAGTTTTGGGGATCATTAAGCTCCTCCACAGTAAGAGATAAGGACTGAGAGATGTGCAGAGGAGGCCCTGTACCCTCAGGGTGGAACAAAAATTCTGGGGCTTTGCTAAATCCGATTTCACAGTACAGAAGAAGGACAACAAGAGGTTGCGGAGTATGTGCATTACAAATAGAAAGCCAACATCCACAAGCAAATGTTGTGAGCGACAAGTATCCAACTGTGAGATGGAGCGTAACATATCAAGGATTGATGCGGTAGGTAACTGAAGAGTTATAAATGCCCAGTAAAAAacaggtgaactcatcaaataaGAATAAGTGTATACTGAAAAGTTGAAGTGATCCAGGTGTGTTCGTCCAAGATAAAAATTGACAGAGGTACTCTGTAACAGCCAAATCAGTTGAAAGAAAACACCCCAGGCAGAATATATGAACACAGAACAGCAGACAAATAACCCACAGACCGGCAAAAGAGGTGGAGGAAAACCTTGAACACAAATGTGAAAGCAGCCTATTCTTACCGATATACGAGGCTGATGACCACGTAAAGAGGATATGCCATGGGCATCAACCAGGAGTAATAGCTGGGCATGTGCATCAAAGTTAGTCCAAGCCTGAGAAGTAAAATCCCCATTTAAGACTTTATGAGCTAGGTGATCTGCAACTTGATTCGCCTCGCGGTGTACATGGGCAACAGAGATAGATGAAAAATATTGAAACCACGGCCGCAAATCAAGAACCGGAGGATTATTTACCTAGTGGTATGTCAGAGGATTATGCAACCAAgagattataattttaaaattatcttcaatAAGCACATTTGGATAATGAAACTGGTGTACAGCAGCCTTTACATCAAGCCAAGCTATAGTTAGCTCAGCTAAAGGTAAACATGGGCAATGGACCGGACTGCCCATTACATGATCCGACCCAGTCCGAAACAGGCCATGCCAGGCATGGCCCGTTTGCTACAATAACGAACCGTGCCAGGCACGGCACATTAAAAGGGATGGAGCTGGGCTAAGGGATTATGGcctgcggcccaggcccagcacgCGGACCAAGCACGGCACGACATGGTCTAGGCCTGGTCCAAGCCCGGCACGGCTCGCATATTGATccgactcttttttttttaaatttaaaaaatataattttttttataaattaaaaagaatTAAGGAGTAAAATTAAATATAGATGTGAGATTTTTGTGGTAAAAATATAAGACCATCTTGTAATAGTGGGAGATTTGATATGGACCCTTATCAGTTTATTAATAACAATCAAAATGGTATAAGGGATGGAGCGGGACTAGACCTAACCTCCGAATAcaatgagaaagagagaaaaaatggaaGTGATTCATCTCAacaattaaaagataaaaattaaaaagttacAAATATCTagcattaataaataaaaatcttaCTGATCGTCAATTTATCATGCATCGTCGGTAGTATTTGTGTTGTCGGCATCATCAGATATTGCATTATATCCATCTTTATCTTGAAATCTCGTCTCGACATCCAATCAATCTTTAAAATAGAGCAATATCTTAATTATTTTGCCAGTCATCATACTTCTCTTTTCGTCTAGAATACGTCGACCCACACTAAAAGCAAATTTCGATACTACTGTAGACATCGACACAGATAAGATATCATGCGCAGTGGCAGATATTACAAGATATTGATTTTTAATACTTTTCCATCTGACAATATATCAAGATTCTCTacttaatttttatcatatatagaTTGAAAATcattttctaaataaaatttaaattcactaCTTAAATATGAAGATGTAGATGAACTTGAAGAAGCATGTGTATATCTCCTATGTGCAATGAATGAGAAAATAGATGATGAACGAGAAGTACTAGAAGAAGAGGTGGAGGTTTGTGAACGAGAAGCATTAGACCCATAAACCTTTTCATTATATAAAGCATCAATATCATGAAGAAGTTGATTTACCTCAACTTTAGTGGGTTCGGGATCTTGATTTATGTTTTCATAATATGCATCAAGTAAAATTAGCACACCACTTAATTTAACACGTAGATCAAATATAATAACTAAATTATACATAGGATATATCCTATCCTAATACTCATTCCATTTAGCTTTCatttcataaataatagattctaaaatatcatcatatctaTATTGCGTAAACTTTTGGCTAATAAGATATGCTTGTTGTAAAAATGAACAAGAGGATAGATAATAAACATCAGAAAGAATTTCAATGGTATTATAAAGATTAAccaaaaattctttcaaaattttatttttgttccaaTCAGTTTCAATCAATGTAAAATCTATTCCATAATCATTAATATATacacttaataaatttttatatggatatgcaTCATTTATTATGGTATATATTGAGTTTCAATGACTAACtatatcaagtttaaattttttaaaatatttatcatgatCTATATACATttgcttaaatttttgaaatcttgcTCTTGaagtttgaataaaaaaaattatatttctaatttttataataacatCTTGAATCATACCTATACCAGATTGAAAAaagagatttaaaatatgatatgcaCATCTAATATGCAACAAATTTCTATTTAGAATGGGATGCAATGAGTCTTTCAATAATCTGATAGcaaaattattattagatgcattatcaaaggtaataaatataattttatcattaataccaTATGTACATGCAGTTTGATAAATAGTATTAGAAATTTATTGTCCAGAATGTGAAAAATCAAAAGCATAAAAagcaaaaatatatttatttaatagtcaatcattatcaatataataaGCAGTAACAGCAATAAAACAATAACTACCAACAGATGATATCTAAATATCAGAaattaatgatatttttgaatttaGGATGGAgagaattttaattaaattttattttattattaaaaaattaatcatagcTACTTTTTTAAATGTACATCTACTAGTTCTTTTGTAAGTGGATTGTAGAGCTAATTGAATatactcttcaaaattaaaagactcACATAAGCTAAAAGATAATTCATCCTTTACTATCCATTTTACTAATGTTTCTTTTGATTTTCatgaatatatataaaattatctataAGACTATCCCCTTATATATTAAGGGTATTTTGAAGACGAGTATCACTCACCATATAGCTCTCTTGATGTCTTTTCAAATGATAAATTCTCACACTACCAGCACAACTATATAATttggtatattttttatattttacttttaaaaCTCCATCTACCAtaactctttcaaaattatttcatacaGCACTAGTTCTCTTATGGGAAGAAGAGGCAGAGTCTTGACCTTCGATATTGGGAGCAGGAACCGTAGTTTTTTCTCCTTCAAAAATCGAAGGAATGCCAAAATGACTCTCACCAAAAGATGCCATATCTAAATTGAGTTatgcaaataataaaaattaaccaaaatatcaaataaaaaaattatatagaggTAGGCCGACGGAGATTTGTGAGCTTCCTCTTGTGCTCTTCAGGACCTCAATAAAGATCTCCTAGCTCTAAGACTCTAATAGGTAGACTAATCCTCCTCTTGTATAGCACTTGAACACTTACTAATTGCTAAATATTGAATACTTGTTAAATATTGCTAGAAGAGAAGCAATAGTAGAGAAGGAGAGGAGAATTGATTTGGTACGGTGAAAATAGAAGAGGAGGGGGTTATTTATAGGAGTCctaaaacttttatttttctaaaatacctATAAAACTAGCCGTTTTATAGCTGTTAGAGGTAAAAtggtaaaaaatcaaaaaataactaTTAtccaatctaaaaaataataaaaaaaattagtcattACAGACTGTGACCGGCCCGGCCTTAAATGGGCCGTGCCAGGCACAGCCAATAACGGACTTAAATGGGCCATGCCAGGCACGGCCCGTTTGGGCtgcttttttcaaaataaaaaagaggaaaaatgtGCCGCCCATCAGGCTCGTGGGCTTGATGGGCTACTGGGCTGTGCCTGGCACGACATGCCAGATCTCGGGTCTAGGGCCGTGCCAGGCTAGGGTTTCGGATAAACAGGCCATGTCAGGCACGGCTCGTTTACCAAACAGACTGTGCCTAGCACGGTATGTTTGGAGCTTGGCTCGGTGAGCCTGGATCAGGCCGTACCAAGCATAGCCTAGTGCCCATGTCTAGCCAAAGGCACTGAGAAGGAGTCAAACATTTTCTCCCTAACAAGACAAAAGTACGTCTGAGACATCTCGAATAACTACATAAGCTGCAGCAGCTGTATGAGAATTAATTGAggcatcaaaatttattttaattaccctACAAAAAGAAAGTACCCATATGATGTTAGGAGCAGATTGATGTGGTTGAGATAAGAAAAAAGCACCCTATTACTTGGATGGAGGATGTCTCTGTTGCAACTAATGAGAAGCAGAAATAGACAGGGAATAGGCCTTTCTAACCAAATTTGAAACAAAAGTAATATTATGATTAAATAATCTATCGTTCCGAGAGTGCTATAGGGACCAAGGCATATGTGCGATAAGTGACTTCAATCTTTTCTCCACCTGATCATTTGATAGAAAATGAAACAAATTCGACAAAGAAAAAGGAACAAAGTTCACCCGGCACATGTAACTTAGGACATGCCAACAGTCTAGAGCATACACACAATTAATAATCGCATGCTCAATATCTTCCACGACTGCTGGGCATAGATCACAGTGGGAGGTATGCATGATATCAATAATGCCATTGTTTGCTAGCATGCTTTTGCAAGACAGTCTGCCCCATTGAAGCTTCCATAGGAAGGTTTTGGCCCTTGGCTGCACCAATGACTTTCAAATGCAAGCAAAGTTAGTTAGAGTCGAGGAAGAACTTGTGGTTGAGGGTTTATAAAAATCTTTAAGCTTTACTTGAGATGATCTAGAAGAGGCCCAAACTAACTGATCTAGTCATGAACCATGAGAGATAGGAATAGTAAGAATACACTTAATAAGCTCTGAAGAAAATAAATGAGACATCAGGGTAAAGTTCCAAGTTGAACAGGATATAAGAGCAATACCTTGCATTATGTAAGTTGGGTAGACTATTGGGCTTGAATGTTTGGTTGGGAGTTGAGGACCACAAAGATCTACTCCAGTTGGTTAGGTGTCATGTTATTGAGCTAAATCAACTTGATCCATGTATACACACTTATATTAGACTCATTCTAGAATATTGTTAGGGGGTCTCTTTTGGAAACCCATGCCTAAATCATATGTTTAATAGATCACATATGCTTCGGCCTGACCTCATAGCTGCCATAAACATTAGTTTCGAAGTTTGCATATAGACCCGTATGGTGTACCTAACCTGTGAAGAGATCCGACTTAACTCTCCAAAATTTGATGTCAAATTTCTCTGCAAGATTTTGATCGTATCATACTCTGGTTCTATCTTAGCTGTTCAAGCTCACCGTTACAATTAAACATCTAAGCCCTCATTGAGGCAAGAGATGCAAGGTGCATGCCGAAGAGATGATCGATTTCTCCTGCAATGGCAAGTCAAAAATTACAAGATTAATTTTAGAAACAAAGTgttaaagaaagaataaaaatgagggaagaagaagatgaaatcgCCATGTCATATATCTCTCTGTATGTCAATTAAGGACTACAAACAACTCAAGATCCACAATTGAACCAGGTGGAAATATTGGCAAATAATAAAGCTTTAGCAAGTGTTTCCGCTGAAGAGACGATTTGGCTTAAGCCGATGAGCTGGAgtcaagagagaggaagaaacgGTTGCAAAACAGTTGGTCGAGATCTTCGGATCGGACGCTCGCTCTAGATCCACAGTGGATTTCCTGATCTGGATTCTGCAACACCACCAAAGATAGAAAAGTCTTCGTACTAGAGAATTCTCCAACAATGGACCTTCTGATGTCTAAATCAATCTCTCATGGAAGTAAATAGAAGAGGCCTGAACTTTGAG is part of the Elaeis guineensis isolate ETL-2024a chromosome 15, EG11, whole genome shotgun sequence genome and harbors:
- the LOC140854159 gene encoding uncharacterized protein, coding for MEKSSLNGKILCPCRKCVNSSSLDPQNVEEHLVWNGFLRGYTDWIFHGESMLPSSCNQPLTHCGSTSLEDNSARDDDIRGLITDAFGFDVQNLGESSSIQETVGMFDGCTHTERMHVEEPIHTSNDETARYHTLMKDADEELYPDCTKFSKISFLVHLFHIKYLNGWSGKSFTMLLKLLKDAFPESTRLPPSYYEAKKVVKELDLGYEKIHSCPKDCMLYRGENANQESCNVCGSSRWITQKEDRDDVLNELDATRSKKKPAKVLRYFPLIPRLKRIYASSKTASSMRWHHEGRTKDGMLRHPADSLQWKAFDDRHPDFASDVRSVRFGLASDGFNLFRTLSSTYSTWPVVLIPYNLPPWMCMKQSSLILSMVIPGDKGPGNDIDIFLQPLIEELKQLWEGVDAFDASNGQTFKLRAALLWTINDFPAYANLSGWSTKGRVACPCCGDSTHSIWLKHGGKFCYMGHRRWLEANHPFRFQKDLFDGTIELGCAPIPPSGTDVHRQMDGMNYSYGKHSKSSKKRGRDDVERSVHEGLPEEVSISTIDADQLFQDPDNYFEDENEEDTQIASTQQPSKYLWKKRSIFFDLPYWKHNLIRHNLDVMHIEKNVCDNLLGTFLNLDGKSKDNMKARLDLKEMGIRQELHPKILANDRIYVPPACYTMSAREKDNFLGVLKSIKVPDGYASNISRCVHLKDRKLSNLKSHDGHILMQDIFPIALRSSLPKQVVTIVLRLSSFFKALCSKVIDPRELDQLESDIAITLCQMEKIFPPGFFTIMVHLLVHLASEVKVGGPVHYRWMYPIERYLVRLKDYVRNRAYPEGSIAEAYIADECLTFCSRYLQGVETIFSRPQRHNDFVENAELYKFLTAGKFLGRGEGIVLDQKSLAQAHRYVLLHSDIISDHRSEFLIYQRRANHNIRPNARIEQRWLVELFPMWLSNQV